The following nucleotide sequence is from Deltaproteobacteria bacterium.
TTTGGGGTGAATCCTCCCTGAACTGGATCGCCACCTCTACCGTTCGAATCGACCGAAGGAAGTTGATGAACCCGTCAATATCATCAAGCGCCGCCCCGGTCTCCTTCAACAGGGCCTGACTCACCGTAGCCCAAGCAATCCGTCCATCCGGCGAAAATTCCATAGTCTGAAGGACCTTGCCCAAGGCATGATAACGGGCTACGCTGTAGCTTTCATAAACATTTTTGGCGATGAACCAGGGCTCAGCCCCCAACCGGACCAGTTCAGAGGCGGTCCTCAAAACCTTGTGATTGGTATTCGAATAGCAGAAATTCCCGGTGTCGGTAATCAGGGTGCAGTAGATCGGAATAGCAATCTCTGGCGTGATGGAAACCTTCAGTTTCTTCAGGAGACGATAGACCAGTTCCCCCGTCGAGGGGGCTTTGGGATCGATAAGATTGATGTCGCCGCTCTTTCCACTCTTGATGTGGTGATCCACCACGATGAACCTCCGGATACCGTGACTCTTTTCATAAAATTCCCCGGCCCTTTTTCTTTCCGCGCAATCGACCAGGAAACCGGCATCAAACGGTTCGTCAAGGGTCAGCTCCTTGGAGACAGCCCCGCTCCCGGGGAGAAAGGCGAGGTTTTTGGGAACCCCGTCCCGGCTGTAAATCTTGACCTTTTTGCCAAGAGCCGCAAGGCCTGCTCCCAAAGCGAGCATCGAGCCCAACGCGTCCCCGTCAGGATTCAGATGAGAGGTCACAATAAAGGACTGGCCCTGCCTGATGGCGGTAATGACTTTTTTAAAACTCATGGATTTTCGAGAATAGCTTTTCCGTCTTCTCCCTCAGATCATCGGTTTCATCATAAAAAAACTCGATCTCCGGCACAAAGCGAAGCGACACCCTGCCGGCAAGCACCTTTCTCAAGGAGGAACGCACCTCGGAGAGCCCCAGCTCCACTTCTTCCTTGTCCGCGGCGTCCCGGACAACATAATAAAGCCGGAGAATCCTCAAGTCTTTAGTCAGGCGGGCCTGGGTGATTGTCATCCCTTCCAGACGATCATCCTCCCATTCGGTCAGAAAAAAGAGCATTGTCTCTTGCTTCAGAAGATCCGCCAGACGTTCTGTCCTGTGGGGTGTCGGCATGGTTTGCAAGGCCCCTACAATACCGCGGCGACCTTCTCCATCACAACCGCTTCGATG
It contains:
- a CDS encoding bifunctional oligoribonuclease/PAP phosphatase NrnA, whose protein sequence is MSFKKVITAIRQGQSFIVTSHLNPDGDALGSMLALGAGLAALGKKVKIYSRDGVPKNLAFLPGSGAVSKELTLDEPFDAGFLVDCAERKRAGEFYEKSHGIRRFIVVDHHIKSGKSGDINLIDPKAPSTGELVYRLLKKLKVSITPEIAIPIYCTLITDTGNFCYSNTNHKVLRTASELVRLGAEPWFIAKNVYESYSVARYHALGKVLQTMEFSPDGRIAWATVSQALLKETGAALDDIDGFINFLRSIRTVEVAIQFREDSPQTYKVSLRSKDFVDVASIAARFEGGGHIRASGCTVPGSLAEVKSKILGAVQEALKKI
- a CDS encoding ribosome-binding factor A — encoded protein: MPTPHRTERLADLLKQETMLFFLTEWEDDRLEGMTITQARLTKDLRILRLYYVVRDAADKEEVELGLSEVRSSLRKVLAGRVSLRFVPEIEFFYDETDDLREKTEKLFSKIHEF